A genomic segment from Aegilops tauschii subsp. strangulata cultivar AL8/78 chromosome 1, Aet v6.0, whole genome shotgun sequence encodes:
- the LOC109750788 gene encoding uncharacterized protein: MSDDPGFLNEQQALYNTIRRACEAVSIVLRDLGQAVKENREKTSQGQSSSQDTNFLNHAQRGSFADEDIKILLKCARQFNPMLDYVDTSCCSRNLICGESYYRVGAALSNPEGWTCFVNCILQCVVHTVPLVLKLQKDDHTDACPGASGKFCCYCSLKVHADEVISLSGAVLYPKKFVEHLKLFSENFRRGRHQDAHEFLRCLLDKLDEASVPPRSPSSERPSSIVTQVFGGQLKSQLHCPECNYCSDRLEPFLDLNLEVIPMATVMDALKSFTKIEVFENYGCDGCKSRVNMEKQLKVEQAPEVLVIQLKRFQNFGSHITKIEDCMMYQEELDLNPFMSSPDNKPQKYDLYGVVEHEGAPSNGHYVCYIRSSRTNWFHFNDSKVMKINDAMALESEAYLLFYAKQGSSPWFSTLLKRKNYVSGDTEEGGYSTSSSEDDYYPEGLSWHNDGDKTRSATKEETDLQLRQIISMQKEKCREREIEEKAKAEGDSSIQTTCPESLSWRNDDDKTRSARKRTWEWDNNLEAVEEEEEEEEEEDDDDDVEEDHTTMSARTNYLG; this comes from the exons GATCTAGGTCAGGCGGTCAAGGAAAACAGGGAGAAGACTTCACAAGGTCAAAGTTCATCTCAG GATACAAACTTTCTGAACCATGCTCAAAGAGGTAGTTTTGCAGACGAAGATATAAAAATTCTTCTTAAATGTGCAAGGCAGTTCAATCCGATG CTTGATTATGTTGATACTTCGTGCTGTTCTCGTAATCTTATCTGTGGAGAGAGCTATTACCGTGTG GGTGCTGCGTTAAGTAATCCTGAGGGGTGGACATGTTTCGTTAATTGCATTCTCCAGTGTGTGGTTCACACTGTTCCTCTGGTGTTGAAGCTTCAAAAAGATGATCACACAGATGCATGTCCCG GTGCCTCTGGCAAATTCTGCTGTTACTGCTCCCTAAAAGTCCATGCTGATGAAGTTATCAGTCTCTCTGGGGCTGTTCTTTACCCAAAGAAGTTTGTCGAACACCTGAAAT TATTTTCAGAAAATTTCCGGCGGGGAAGGCACCAAGATGCCCATGAATTCCTCCGCTGCTTGCTTGATAAATTAGATGAGGCCTCTGTCCCTCCCAGGTCCCCATCATCTGAGAGACCCTCTTCAATTGTCACACAGGTTTTTGGAGGACAGCTAAAAAGCCAG TTGCATTGCCCAGAGTGCAACTATTGCTCAGACAGATTGGAGCCTTTCCTTGACCTTAACTTGGAGGTTATCCCGATGGCCACTGTCATGGATGCACTAAAATCTTTTACCAAGATTGAGGTGTTTGAAAATTACGGTTGTGATGGGTGCAAATCTCGTGTGAACATGGAAAAGCAATTAAAGGTGGAGCAGGCTCCAGAAGTTCTTGTAATCCAGCTCAAGCGGTTTCAAAATTTTGGAAGTCATATAACTAAGATTGAAGACTGCATGATGTATCAGGAAGAGCTGGACTTAAACCCATTCATGAGCTCCCCGGATAAT AAACCTCAGAAATATGATTTGTATGGAGTTGTAGAACACGAGGGTGCTCCATCAAATGGTCACTATGTTTGTTATATCCGTTCGTCACGAACTAATTGGTTTCACTTCAATGATTCTAAG GTTATGAAAATCAACGATGCCATGGCTTTGGAGAGTGAAGCATACCTTCTATTCTATGCGAAGCAAGGTTCATCCCCGTGGTTCTCTACCTTACTTAAGAGAAAAAACTACGTTTCCGGTGACACTGAGGAGGGTGGTTACAGTACCAGTAGCAGTGAAGATGACTATTATCCTGAAGGCCTGTCTTGGCATA ATGATGGCGACAAAACCAGATCGGCGACGAAAGAAGAAACAGATCTGCAGCTTAGACAAATAATATCTATGCAAAAAGAGAAGTGCCGCGAGAGAGAGATTGAAGAAAAAGCGAAGGCAGAAGGAGACAGCAGCATCCAAACTACTTGTCCTGAAAGCTTGTCTTGGCGTA ATGATGACGACAAAACCCGATCAGCGAGGAAGCGCACGTGGGAGTGGGACAACAACCTCGAAgcggtggaagaggaagaggaagaggaggaagaagaagatgatgatgatgatgttgaagAAGACCATACTACTATGTCTGCTCGGACTAATTATCTTgggtga
- the LOC109750790 gene encoding uncharacterized protein, producing the protein MVMCEHGQPAKRHVCFEGISTGRRFIACGLDEASSCGVVQWVDEEWPEHLQNALHKLWLLYEDCQRANRMACLEHSSLVHNLTSQKNKLHETYEKLVEDVNNLLDTQDNIPKENEVQQGEREEITPPLNNNISALKEQLGAMDAENKELKQKVDQLKSIQVAQGNVIRNLKFAHLKEKEKLSTERRNLEFHIADLVKASDKNKRKLKDIKDICDEE; encoded by the exons ATGGTGATGTGTGAGCATGGCCAGCCGGCGAAGAGGCATGTTTGCTTCGAAGGGATTAGCACTGGGAGGAGGTTCATTGCCTGCGGACTTGAT GAAGCAAGCAGTTGTGGTGTTGTTCAGTGGGTAGATGAGGAGTGGCCAGAGCATCTGCAGAATGCTCTTCACAAACTATGGCTTTTGTATGAGGATTGCCAGCGTGCTAATAGGATGGCATGTCTGGAACATTCATCACTTGTCCACAATCTCACATCACAGAAGAACAAGCTACATGAGACTTATGAGAAGCTTGTTGAGGATGTGAACAACCTACTTGATACCCAGGACAATATTCCCAAGGAAAATGAAGTCCAACAAGGTGAACGTGAGGAGATCACTCCTCCTTTGAACAACAATATTTCAGCTTTGAAGGAACAGCTGGGTGCAATGGATGCTGAGAACAAAGAACTGAAGCAAAAGGTTGACCAGTTGAAGAGCATTCAGGTTGCCCAAGGTAATGTGATTAGGAATCTGAAGTTTGCTCATTTGAAGGAGAAGGAAAAGTTGAGCACTGAGAGGAGGAATTTGGAGTTTCACATTGCTGATCTTGTCAAAGCTAGTGACAAGAACAAGAGAAAGCTGAAGGACATCAAGGATATTTGTGATGAAGAGTGA